The following is a genomic window from Onthophagus taurus isolate NC chromosome 1, IU_Otau_3.0, whole genome shotgun sequence.
cattaaaacaagaaaatattaatagtCCATATTTTATATCCATTACGGTTTTTATGGCTAGGCTCCTAATTTAATTCGGGTATTTATAAAAGTTGTGCATTGTGTATCGTGTTTATGTTCGCGttaccatttttaaacatttatggGTTTTATTATGTCTTTTTGATAAGTTTTTATCAGCTAATGTGCTTCTTAATGTTTCGTTTAACATCttatattaactttttaatttaatgacaATTCAGCTGAAGATGAaactttttaagttttgaaacCGGTTCtgagtaaataaattattttagcgAGTCAGAAGttgttcattttattaattttttattaataattttttaaatttataaaagaaaatgtaaaaattctCCAAAGTTATATTCACACAATCTTAATCATGATATTAGTATTCTGTATTTTATAACATATTCTTCTTCATAATTTGCTTTTAAATCATACGCTGGAATATTATGAGATAAATACATGTTAAACCCTTTCGTTACGAAGAGCGTACGCATACGTTTTTGTATATGTGGGCTTGCTAAATGATCTTGAAAATACTCCGTCACGAAAGGGTTAACGTCGTAGTGACAAAATTCGTTTAGcaagataaattttataaacaactCTCACGGTCCTctataatttattctttttatcgTTCATAGAAACAATTGTTAAAGATATAACTCtctaaatgatttttaaaatgattgagTTAGCATGCGTatgataattatattaaatctaCTTAATGTGTTAtgaaatttatgataatattccaaaacgaattaatttaaCGGTACAATCGATAAAATGAGTTTTCTTATTCATATTATATATTTgtacaaatttaaaagtgtCTTTTGACTCGTCTTTGAATTGTCTTGAATTACATTATTAGAAGAATTATTCACACAAGTTTAATGCATATCGGTGTCAATTAAAAAGCTATTTATTCTCCACCTTCATATTCTGATTCTTCTACAACACTGTTCTCATAACTACTTCTACAATAtgatcattactcaaaaattcgTTACCTAAAAGTCGTCATCACCAGTTTATACACCTTCGCGACATCCTGCTgtataattttagaaaaattggaagttattagttttttaaattttaatttcttaatattcaATGGTGCTACATTATGATTTTGTAGTTACTAAATAGGAATAAGGTAGTTCTTCTTTCTCAACCTTTGATTAAgcctttttaataatttaatgaatattgaAGTACGAAGGCGTTCACGGTCGGTGTCGAAGTTGACTTTCGACTTCGAACttatttctgaagaaggttgcaacatggcatccgaaacgtcaaatattttttcaaaaaacgcacggcttaacccgaaagtttctagttctaggtctagtgttagttctagtgatagtgctataGACGTTATAGCTGAAACAATATCTATCTCTTTAGTTTCTATCCTTCTTAAAACGCTAAAGCTACTTTACACAGATACTCATCAAGTATCCCCTCTTCGAGTTATCTAGTAACTGTGAATtcatatatatatgtatatatatgtttaaaacgaaaagaatttattacattataaTTTAGATATGTATATGTAAGATTTCCCAGATATGACCATAGTTACATGGCCTTCTTTTCCGCACACTTTTTGCAATGCAGTTATGATGTTTTAACACTATTGGTTACTGCAGCAAATAGTTGTGAAAAAATGATCTGGTTCCCATTATCTGCAATTACAGTGATAATAATCTCCTGGTCGGATCATTATTGGAACTGGTAAAGCAATATCAGTTGTCTACTTTTGTAATATGTTCTTCCTTCAATCTTTAAATCCTGCATTAGGTTCTGATTTAAGTATCTAATCTTTCCATAAGAGCTTATTCATTAGGTGACGAGGGATTTAGACCGCTCCATCAAGAGAGACTTTATCCATTTGTTGCCAGCAGATGGTATAGCAATCTTAAGATACGATGATCTAGCATCCCTAAAGAGctctttatttactttaaagttCAAAGTTACTTCCGTCTTTCTTGGTAGTTTAACACATTGTCGAGTGAGTTTGTCAGAATCTGCCGATCTCAATCTTTTCGCCAAAGACTTCCTTCTGGCAGAGTAACATCAAACTTTTACGAGAAACTAGACTTACTCCGCTGAATAGGCGTGTTCTACAAAgtaaaaaatacatatttcCTGTCTTTGTACACAAATTATAGTCATAACATCCCTTGATGAGATTTTTCCTTCTGAACAATCAGCCTCCACTACACTCTATTAAGTGCTGTCACTCTCCAATTTTGAACGTGCAGCCTCTTTATGTTGTTAATCACGCCATTTAGTcatctcattctacatcttctCTTATTTCTTGGTATATCTGCTTATctcgaaaatattttctttgcttTCCTGGTTTCACTAATTCTTAAGATGAGTCCCATCCATGTTATGCTTTGAGCTTTGGTAAACCTAACGTTGTATCTTCTTTCAAAAAGGTTGTTTAATTCTTCATTAGTACGACGTAAGTACGTTTCGGATACTGATAGTTATATACggataaaattaatagaataGCTTCTTTAGACAATTTACAAACTAGTGAAGCAATATCAATTATCTGTCTCTGTAAGGTATCTACATCAAAGTCTTCCGACCTCAATCTTTTCGACAAAGTCTCTCTCCTCGCAGAGGAATATCAAACCTTTGCGGTTAGCTAACTGAGCGTAATTACTCTGCTGAGCAGAGTCATTCTAAACGCAAGTATACATTCGCTACCTTAGTATACCATGATTATTGATACCGCATGGTTGCGAATTTGTGTAAGCTACTCAGTGATTGTAACTCATTATTTCTCAGATATTACATCAGTTTATTCGCATTTTATCTTTAACGCTCTCAATAATAACACGAGATCTGCTAATCAAAGTGTTTCCTGTTTCATCATTCTTATCACGTTCTTATAAATTGCTCTGTGTTTTGACTAACACATGTTAGTTCAATCATACTTTAATTACGAATTATAATCTTAACACTacacaaatcaaaatttttagaatagATTTAACACGGGAAgagaattttgttttgttaaacttgaatatgaatttaaaaataaaaacggaaaTTATGATTtccttgatttttttctcttaaaaacctacaaaatttttaaatacatagaTTTCTTTCAATTGGCTTTCATTCAAAAACGGTATTTTCATTACAAACAACTCCAATTCTCGATTTACACTGTATATTTTACGAACGTTTCTTCTTACATTCTAAATAATCTCATCGTTTACAAATTCTGTTTATgttaacgatttaaatttacGCGATCTTATTTTATCCAGTTTGATTCTGTTCTCTTTGTTGCCGGTTTTTAGATTGAAACAGTATTAATAagttaatgaagaaaaatgagtgttatatatttttgttttcttaacAAGAACGCATAGACAATTACAATAATCGTTTCTGATAGTCCAATTACTGCATTTAAATTGTGgtcattataataattatgttaCCCTATAAAATAATCAAGTtgttaataagaaattttttttgtggtgtttaatttatattgtatttACGGTGAAACCGTAACAATTATTTATGGGACTATATAAAGATACCAGTTAATCACAATCTTCAAATTACAACCTTTAATGAAGCTTACCTTGAGTAAACACACTCACATTACTCTTTTTTATCAAGATCAAACAGAAAAAATTGCTGATCTGGTttacaacttttctttttatagaGTATACTTTTAACCTTAACACAACCTAAAACCTTTTTTATTCAGGTCATGGTAGAAGACGAATTCGATCATTACAGTATACCTCTCCCGTTTTTATACGCCTTTAGATAATACTTGTAATACTCAGTCATCGTACTGAAGATAAAAAGAACACAAATAACAAAACTACAAAACTGTAAATATACAAGAATAAGTGTTAAAATTAAGAAGATATCCGTCCTTATCatcgagataaaaaaaatggcTGGAAGAGGAAGCAAAACGCTTGGTTTCGCTGTAAGGAACTACGCGCGTTTATTAGCGTTGCCCAGgtgagataaaaaaaatgttgaaaacatTAACGCACCGGAAATGTCGATGTCACGACCTTGCGTCGTTGTCTGCCCGAGTGTCTTAAAAAGCTAATTTAATCTTGGCGTGTATTCCGATCTTTCAACGTCGGGGTCAAGGTCGTTGGAAGTCTGGACGTTGATGATTGTACATATTtgcttaaaaaagaaaaaaatcgtaaacaaatttaatttggattttgttCCAAAGATTAGACAAAGTGTTTtctagtaaatatttttttaatactggCTTAAACTGATATAAGATGgattctaattaaaaaaatatattattttggtgtactttagaattttaaagataaaatcataataatattttcatgaaaaatagaacaatttgttgtaaaatatcattaagaaaaagtctttatctccaacattaattttatccaTGATCCATAGTACAATACGTTGTTATTCTGTACTTGGATCGAGCAAAAATCAGTAAAAGAAGATCTCCTCTTGTATATTATTACGTTTCTCTGGGTATTTTTCGTGTTTGTTATTGACAATGAGAGATATAAAAGTGAAGACGACGATTTCTCGAATTAACACATTGGAATGAAGCGGATATTACCGCTTTCGGCTTGTATTcaagtaatatttttcaaaagaaatgcCTTTGTAGAGAAATCGAGGTGAAATCTTCAACatgattgaaaaatatttgttgttaATAACAAGAAAATTGTATAGTTTCATTAGAAATATGTCAATTTCTTAAAAAGATCTCTAAAGAAAAGAATCCGATACAAAAGtccttttttaacaattaattaagtaataataaccAAATGAGATAAGAATAACGAAATGTTATTGGCTTATTTAAAAGATAACGAAAATATGTGCAGTTTTTATGTATATGTGGCTACTATATAAAGATTTGTTGACCGGCCACTAATTAATACAATCATAAGAAAGGATATCTAAGGACACAATCTGTCATGCGAACATGTCAAGGCACACgatactatttaaaaaatacaaatcgAAGACTTTGATCCATCTAAATTATTACGAAATTAGTTTCAAAAACATCTAAAACCGAGCTTTTTCACTTCTATTACCTTTTATgttatgataataaaaataaatgttatggTGATATATTTATGCCAcaattttcttcttcttaatCATCAATTCAACATAGAATTAGTTGAaagataattataattattactcGATTACCTTCATGTCACAGTATAAAGTTAGTTAGAACCTACAAAGGACTTCTTGCGTTGTAATGTCTTTAAAAGATTTAGGCAAGAGTGGTTTGGTTTACCTTGGTCCTAATTGGTTGACTATGAGTTGATCCAGAATTGACTATGCTTTCCCTTCAAGTTCTTTCAAACTTTGTTCCTTACTAAGTTTTTTAGGTACTCACACCATATCTAGACTTAATCACCTACACGAATTGGGAAAAACTGCTGCTGAACCATGATCTGATGCTTGAACAGCACTTATTCCACAACATTTACCCGAAAAAAAGTGTATTTGCGACTACTAACATCGATTACCTAAGCCACAAAGTAATCCCAAAGGGTATCGCGCCGCTATCGAATCACATCAACGGAATACAGCCAAACAAATACAACAAAACGTCAGTTGTTTCTAACGTAGTAACAATTCTACTCTTTCTTTGTTGTTGATAATCCGTCGATATGTCTATAAACTCTGTCACCGTTAATGTCAAGGGTTTGAACTCCTTGAAAGGTTTCCATGGCTGTATAGAAAAGATGGAGTAAATGTCAATTATGcataaatttgcaaatattgGGCCTTAGTTGGCCCTAGTATTGTTTACTTTTGTCCACCGTAGATCATAGATGATTATAATCAAACCACGATTTTGGTCAACCACTTTCATATCGTCAGAAGGCTTACAGCTCAGTCGGAGACATTGTGGACTGGTTTGAACATGGAGTGGTAACATAATTTGAGAATTTTGCTTGTTCATTATGGATCTTGTCACCATTTATCTATAATATTATTCACATGCCTAAGAAATTACAATAGAGACTGGCGCATAAAATCAACGAATGGACAAAGCTAGTTAGAGATTTACTTGATGAGCTTATCTGCCAAGCAACATTAATTGAAATTCTAAAGAAATGTTCGTAACTGTACTGAAATTGATTACCtattatgttttttagttCCTATCGCCTTGTAcatgtatttattataatgGTGGCTACAAAGAACCGTAAATACTGTAATCAAGTTTCTATAGCGAAATTTATGAGATACATTTTTACGTTTACTGTACCGAATCCACAgacagaaaaaatatttataaggGACCATCTTACACCTTTCAACCAGGAATACGAAAGTAATGGGTTGCGCAAAAGCTATAAATAGTGGTTATAAGTGCGGGCTGAGTAACTCCATTATTCATCGTCAAATTTGATgattatctaaaaataatatagaaTCCTCGGCGATTACCTGTTATCTCAAAGTATTTCTGTGATTAATTTCGCTTACGATCGATAGTGTGATACTATCGATAGTATTAAAATATGTCAAACTTTATCTAAATGATTGAAATCGGTGAATCTGTAAATACTACGTCATTTTTCAGTGTGATAGATACGACAGATTGTGAGAAATCCAATGCAGGAGGTGTGAAATTGaattcattttgtatttttctgtTCATACCATCAactttgaaaaagaaattcaacTTTTGTTTACATATTTCATATTTGTTGTATAAGCAAATGTCACCGGATTCGTTGTTGATTTGATCGCTCACATTATGATggctttaaaaatgaattaacaCGAAAGGTGATAGGtgtaattgttttaatcaCGTGTATGTTGATcaatgtgttatttttttagtcgATGCGTTATTGGCTTTATTCAGCGTGTATCCCCACGTAGTGGTTGTTTTTCTGACTGGTATTCCTCATCAACCTTAAAGACTATCAAAGAAACGTTGTGACTTCTCAaacaatgaaagaaacggGGTTGTATTTTCATGTCGATCTCTATTTTAAATTAGAGAtattaaggcccacttttaccatgcTCCTGATAAACTACCTAGAGGATAATTACCATAGTTACAGCgattttaagcgctctcattggtcAAAAAGCTGAATTTATCTAtgggataaatttatcaagaggtggtaaaagtgagCCTATATCACATAAATAAACCAAGGCATTAATTGTCTATATGTAATTGCCTCTGCGCATAAGATTTCCTAATGTATTCTCCTTTTCATTTACTGCCATTGAAAAAGGATACAAGGATTCACAAAGTATGTCCGTGCTGGGGATTCGAACTTGGGATCACCTGTGTCATAAAATAACCAGAAATGATACTGGTGTCGGTTCCTTTGATGTTGAAGGAACCGCATTTGTTGACCTCATTTTAAATTCTGCCATCATTAAGAAGGGAACCCAACGATCTGGAGAATTTGGCTTGAGACTTCTTTCGAGAGAAGCCAAAAGCCAAATTGTTAAAGGAACCAAAGGCACATCAATAACAAAAAGGTGCTCCTTCTAAAACATGGCGTAGCCGCACAAACAGAGGTTTGGTGGGATACCCCCAGTGTcctttctggttattctgtacTTGTATGAAAGCCGTATGACTTACGACTAAGCTATCATGTCCCCAATGGTGGCAAATAATTCTATATTTTCTCTTCTGTATATATTGGAAGGAAACTTGATaaccaatatttttattgttcctCTCtcaggcccacttttaccagaGGACTCTTATTCAGGGGATTCTTATCATATTCACAGTGGTTTTAAGCGGTCTCATTGGTTAAGAGCTAGATTTGTTTGTgggataaaattaaaagttgttattaaaagtGGTCCTTATGCAAATGAATTCCTATTTTACTCTCCAGGATATAACACCTCGCACAAGGAACACATCTACTATGTATGTCGGAGTACAAATGAATGTACTGGATTTACCAGAAAATACAGAGAGACATAATGATATTCCAgcactttttaatgaaatattattcAGATATAGTAATAACGATTTCCAAATTAGCTTCGCAAGTTTTAGCTAAATTTGGAAATGTTGaataattttactaattttctACACAACTTTATCAAAGATTCAAATTAAGCCACGAATACCAGTCAAGTTTCAATTAATCACATGATTTTATGTCAAATCTATAGCTCAACTCCTTTCATTTGAGATCGTTCAGATAGAAtttaaatgtttcaagaaaGTGAGATAATTGATTCACGCAAAGAACTACAAACTGTATTTCTTGAAAAACTTCATGACAATGAAAAATGGCATTTACTTTTAAGATACTACCTTTTTCTgaaattatgtaataaaaatgcgAAGTACATTGCAACTTAGTGAGATATATTTTAGCTAAGAGAATGAAAGTAAGACAAGAAGTATACCTTAACCCTCaagcaaaaaattattttcatttacaacCCTATTATGTACGatacaattaaaattgaaagtgCATTCTGACAGttgttgatgtttttcaaaatttatttgatgttaTTCAACGAAATTGATGGCGTATaaagtattaattataaacatgGAAATGAATGAAAATCATTTTGCTAATGAATCTATTAATTAGAAACGTATAGAACAACCGGTTTACTATGTATCAATGATAACAACAGCATAGCCAGAATACATAGACAAATGGTGAGCAGAACATGGTGACAAATCGTAAGACGAGTACGAAATCGGATGACTCAATTATAGGTTATTGTATACACGACAATATTGTATcctttcatttattattaatgtcaaTGATTCTAAGATAGTTTGGCAAATCAGAACCTATCGCTGCTTCAAGACACATCTGATAATGTAAttcaataagttttaaaaagtatttccacAAATTCTCATATACtaacatttctttaaaaacttaattccAAACGTTTAAcaaaaacactcaatttttttatttgcacATAAAAAAGTGCAAGTTATAATAAGACCGTTCTATCTTCCATATCTTACTTCGCACAACAAACAGATATTGGCATTCTTATACATAATGTATTAGAAGTTACAGAGAGGTTAATGCGTTACTGATTTACATTTGCATAGTGTGTAGTATATATAAACTCGGAAGTATGTACGTGACAATAGTACGAATTTTAGTTTTGTGTTGACTCTCAAAATGAGTGTTCCTAACTTTAGAGATGgccaaaagaaaaatttattacttaaaaaagcTGTATTACAAAGGTATGTCTTAAAACCTGATATCATTTCTAaatacattttgttatttaattaaatgcaattttatttttattcttgttCCACGTAATCTATTACCGATATAAATTTCACAGAGagatagttaattttattattcgtagaaattaaaacttttaaaaccgCAAGTTCcgtaattttttgataatattcgTATATATAATGAGTAATCTTTATTACAGCGTAgttaaatattgttcaatATTGTTCGATAATGATTTCGTAAGAAACTCCTGTTATAAAATCGTAACGCGACCTATTCATATCTAatttaataagtaatttttcttttagaatgGGAAGTTTTAATTCTGCTCCTAAAATACTCAACTCTGATTGTCAAGACGAAGAAGTTCGATTACCCGAAGGTATCAGTCGTCACGAATTGATAcaattttgtcaaaaacataAACAACACTATCCACTTTTTAAAAGATCATTTAGAAAAGCTAAGGAACCATACTTTAGTGATTACGGTATTAAATATCGTAAACTAAATTCTTATTCAAAAGgtaaaatatcactaattgtaaatgtttgttaatatgtaatttttgattattttaggTTGTAGTGATTACATTTCAACTCCCTCTACTTTAAGAGTATTTCAATGGAACGTTTTGGCACAAGGttaatctaattaattaaacatttataaaataaataatttacaattaatttttctaatagcTTTAGGACGCATGAATGATAACTTTGCTCGTTGCCCTGTTCAAGCCCTTGATTGGGAAAGTAGAAAGTATAAAATGGTTGAAGAAATTGTTCAGTATTGTCCAGATGTGATATGCTTACAAGTAATAACtgatttacttatttttattcagcATTTACTGATATAAATTTGGTTTCTTTATAAACAGGAAGTCGAtcactttaattatttaaaatacgtATTGGGAACACAAGGATATTCCGGCACATTTTTTCCTAAACCAGATTCTCCCTGTGTTTACATCGATGGAAACAATGGACCGGATGGTTGCGCAATATTCTATCGAACtgataaatttgatttgttaCAATTCGAATATAAAGTGTTGG
Proteins encoded in this region:
- the LOC111413373 gene encoding nocturnin isoform X2 — encoded protein: MAGRGSKTLGFAVRNYARLLALPRMGSFNSAPKILNSDCQDEEVRLPEGISRHELIQFCQKHKQHYPLFKRSFRKAKEPYFSDYGIKYRKLNSYSKGCSDYISTPSTLRVFQWNVLAQALGRMNDNFARCPVQALDWESRKYKMVEEIVQYCPDVICLQEVDHFNYLKYVLGTQGYSGTFFPKPDSPCVYIDGNNGPDGCAIFYRTDKFDLLQFEYKVLEIWKVQSNQVALLVILKLRGTDQEICITTTHLKARTGVFLSTFRNEQGKDLIDFVSSHCGNRPVVLCGDFNAEPSEPVYSTVTNNSFLDLSSAYADCQPPDVSPCEPPYTTWKIRDEGEICHTIDYIFYSRKKLEVDAVLELPSGEDIGEDRVPSFCYPSDHFSLCTDFKLLC